A stretch of Leucobacter aridicollis DNA encodes these proteins:
- a CDS encoding YchJ family protein, protein MTPLEPSAPCPCGLGNPYGSCCGPIHAGSPAPTAAQLMRSRYSAFAIGDPAYLLRSWHASTRPSELELDKTTRWLRLIVEQTEAGGPFDTAGNVTFTAIGRTPDGRFEQRERSRFVREQGSWFYVDGTDPAA, encoded by the coding sequence GTGACGCCACTCGAGCCCTCCGCCCCCTGCCCGTGCGGCCTCGGCAACCCCTACGGGAGCTGCTGCGGGCCGATCCACGCGGGCAGCCCGGCGCCCACCGCCGCCCAGCTCATGCGATCCCGATACAGCGCCTTCGCCATCGGCGATCCCGCCTACCTGCTGCGCAGCTGGCACGCGAGCACGCGCCCCAGCGAACTCGAACTCGACAAGACCACGCGCTGGCTCCGGCTCATCGTCGAACAGACCGAGGCGGGCGGGCCGTTCGACACGGCAGGCAACGTCACGTTCACCGCGATCGGCAGGACACCCGATGGGCGCTTCGAGCAGCGCGAGCGCAGCCGGTTCGTGCGCGAACAGGGCAGCTGGTTCTACGTCGATGGAACCGACCCCGCCGCCTAG
- a CDS encoding GntR family transcriptional regulator encodes MQLDDSRPIWSQLVDEFRRRIASGEWPTGLKVPSVRELALELGVNPNTVQKALGEVDRLGLTLAERTAGRFVTSDEAAIAAARGALAAAQAGALVATARGLGMTLPETVQLLTHRWTDASDTAHTERTPDE; translated from the coding sequence ATGCAACTCGACGATTCCCGGCCCATCTGGTCGCAGCTCGTCGACGAGTTCAGGCGACGCATCGCCTCGGGGGAGTGGCCGACGGGCCTGAAGGTTCCCTCGGTGCGCGAGCTTGCGCTCGAACTCGGGGTCAACCCCAACACCGTGCAGAAGGCGCTCGGAGAGGTCGACAGGCTCGGCCTCACGCTCGCCGAGCGCACCGCGGGACGGTTTGTCACGAGTGACGAGGCCGCAATCGCTGCGGCGCGCGGCGCGCTCGCCGCAGCCCAGGCGGGTGCGCTCGTCGCCACTGCCCGGGGCCTCGGCATGACGCTTCCTGAGACCGTGCAACTGCTGACACACCGCTGGACGGACGCCTCCGACACAGCGCACACTGAAAGGACACCCGATGAGTGA
- a CDS encoding ABC transporter ATP-binding protein, which translates to MSEHTLPLSPPAIEVRGLTKAYRGRPALAGLDLSLYPGQIVGLMGDNGSGKTTLLKILAGVLAEWEGSVQIAGNAPGAASKAQVSFLPDASFLPDAHKPEDSIAQYARFFEDFDAAKAREMVDFFGLPWDRSLKEMSKGMREKLQISLAMSRRARVYLLDEPISGVDPASRDVILRGILSNFAEDALMLVSTHLIQDVESIVDSVVFLRGGTVLLQGSADELREHHGVSLDALFRKVYAA; encoded by the coding sequence ATGAGTGAGCACACCCTGCCACTGTCACCGCCCGCGATCGAGGTGCGCGGCCTCACCAAGGCCTACCGTGGTCGCCCGGCGCTCGCGGGCCTCGACCTCAGCCTGTACCCCGGCCAAATCGTCGGCCTCATGGGTGACAACGGCTCGGGCAAGACGACGCTCCTGAAGATCCTCGCGGGGGTCCTCGCAGAGTGGGAGGGCAGCGTACAGATCGCCGGCAACGCTCCTGGCGCGGCGTCGAAAGCGCAGGTCTCGTTCCTGCCCGACGCATCGTTCCTGCCCGACGCGCACAAGCCAGAGGACTCAATCGCGCAGTACGCGCGGTTCTTCGAGGACTTCGATGCGGCCAAGGCGCGGGAGATGGTCGACTTCTTCGGCCTCCCGTGGGATCGGAGCCTGAAGGAAATGTCGAAGGGCATGCGGGAGAAACTGCAGATCTCGCTCGCGATGAGCCGCCGCGCACGCGTGTACCTCCTTGACGAGCCGATCTCAGGCGTCGACCCGGCCTCGCGCGACGTGATCCTGCGCGGGATCCTCTCGAACTTCGCGGAGGACGCGCTGATGCTCGTCTCCACCCACCTCATCCAGGACGTCGAATCGATCGTCGACTCGGTCGTGTTCCTGCGGGGAGGAACGGTGCTCCTGCAAGGCAGCGCTGACGAGCTCCGTGAGCATCACGGCGTGAGCCTCGACGCGCTCTTCAGAAAGGTGTACGCAGCATGA
- a CDS encoding diaminopimelate decarboxylase yields MNDSARRSQILTAALTQGLLHEEHSPLVAFLDWERVQLNVEHLLGAFPRGIPVLHAFAVKANPLVPVLARLGELGMGAEVASDGELSAALAAGMTPERLVFDSPAKSWGELRRALGLGAALNVDNFQELARVRSIIEESGSDSEIGIRLNPQVGAGSIAAMSTASAHSKFGVPLRDPGMREQLIEAYLASPWLRRAHTHVGSQGCPLPLIAEGVNELVRFADEVNFRAGYAQIRTLDIGGGLPVDFATDAPISAFNDYVAALAEGAPRLFSGDYEIVTEFGRSILAKHGFIATYVEYTKQVGGRRVAITHAGAQVATRTVFMPEAWPLRVEGFDSAGAPKPAAVTEIQDVAGPCCFAGDLVARGRELPVLEQGDIVALLDTGAYYASNPFHYNSLPVPPVYGIEHAGTAPEFTEIRGAVQHELQLAR; encoded by the coding sequence ATGAATGATTCAGCCCGCCGATCACAGATCCTGACCGCGGCCCTCACCCAGGGTCTGTTGCACGAAGAACACTCGCCGCTCGTGGCGTTCCTCGACTGGGAGCGCGTGCAGCTCAACGTCGAGCACCTGCTCGGCGCCTTCCCACGGGGCATTCCCGTGCTCCACGCGTTCGCGGTGAAGGCCAATCCGCTCGTGCCGGTGCTCGCCCGCCTCGGGGAGCTCGGCATGGGTGCGGAGGTCGCGAGTGACGGCGAGCTCAGCGCCGCCCTCGCCGCCGGGATGACGCCGGAGCGGCTCGTGTTTGACTCCCCCGCGAAGTCGTGGGGTGAGCTGCGGCGGGCGCTCGGCCTCGGCGCCGCGCTCAACGTCGACAACTTCCAGGAGCTCGCCCGCGTCCGCTCAATCATCGAGGAGAGCGGGTCGGATTCAGAGATCGGGATCCGCCTGAACCCCCAGGTCGGGGCCGGCTCGATCGCCGCGATGAGCACGGCGAGCGCGCACTCGAAGTTTGGGGTACCCCTGCGCGACCCGGGCATGCGCGAGCAGCTGATCGAGGCGTACCTCGCCTCGCCGTGGCTGCGGCGAGCGCACACCCACGTCGGGTCGCAGGGCTGCCCGCTCCCCCTGATCGCCGAGGGTGTGAATGAGCTCGTGCGGTTCGCCGACGAGGTGAACTTCCGCGCTGGCTACGCGCAGATCCGCACCCTCGACATTGGCGGCGGGCTGCCCGTCGACTTCGCAACCGACGCCCCGATCTCGGCGTTTAACGACTACGTCGCCGCGCTCGCAGAGGGTGCTCCACGGCTCTTCTCGGGCGACTACGAGATCGTGACCGAGTTCGGCAGGAGCATCCTTGCGAAACACGGCTTCATCGCGACGTACGTCGAGTACACGAAGCAGGTCGGCGGCCGCCGGGTGGCGATCACCCACGCTGGGGCGCAGGTCGCAACCCGCACGGTGTTTATGCCCGAGGCGTGGCCGCTCCGTGTCGAGGGCTTCGACAGCGCAGGCGCCCCGAAGCCGGCCGCCGTCACCGAGATACAGGACGTGGCCGGCCCGTGCTGCTTCGCTGGCGATCTCGTCGCCAGGGGCCGCGAGCTCCCCGTGCTCGAGCAGGGAGATATTGTCGCCCTGCTCGACACGGGTGCGTACTACGCGAGCAACCCGTTTCACTACAACTCGCTGCCCGTGCCGCCCGTCTACGGCATCGAACACGCGGGAACGGCGCCCGAGTTCACTGAGATCAGGGGCGCCGTTCAGCACGAGTTGCAGCTGGCCCGCTAG
- a CDS encoding aromatic amino acid transport family protein, whose protein sequence is MTTAIKPGAGAQTATAKTHSTAITFWQGVAIIFGANIGAGILALPYGARSGGFPALLIALIVAGFLTTASMLYVAEVALRTKEPLQLAGLAKKYLGNVGSWLVFAGVAVNGLGALIAYTSGSGRILSELLGLPEAVGSLLFFIPGVLVVWFGLQATGRSEQAITIAMLVLILVLCGWTFFGPGIDIANVTYVQPFFIIPIVNLAVFAFIAQYTVPELARGLAETNPRALPRAIVVGMCATGFLLALVPLAALGMMGREGITEVVTVAWGQELGSAAYYLANIFAVLAMMTSFWAIALTLMTNIFDRFKWPSEGAPGYRVAAIAIVAIPAFLIGVFKLAGFVSALGYAGGFAGAIMSIVPVLMLHRARKHGDQEPAWQAGWVSHPIVQGLLILVFGLAFVYSLVSAFGLVPDGWA, encoded by the coding sequence ATGACTACCGCTATCAAGCCGGGCGCAGGCGCCCAGACGGCGACGGCCAAGACGCATAGCACCGCGATCACCTTCTGGCAGGGTGTTGCGATCATCTTCGGCGCAAACATCGGCGCGGGAATTCTCGCACTTCCCTACGGCGCGCGCAGCGGCGGCTTTCCCGCGCTGCTGATCGCCCTGATCGTCGCCGGCTTCCTCACCACGGCATCCATGCTCTACGTCGCCGAAGTTGCGTTGCGAACGAAGGAGCCGCTGCAGCTCGCCGGCCTCGCCAAGAAGTACCTGGGCAATGTGGGATCGTGGTTGGTGTTCGCGGGAGTCGCCGTAAACGGACTCGGCGCGCTCATCGCGTATACCTCGGGCTCCGGGAGGATCCTTTCTGAGTTGCTCGGCCTGCCCGAAGCGGTTGGCAGTCTCCTCTTCTTCATCCCGGGTGTGCTTGTCGTGTGGTTTGGACTCCAGGCGACTGGGCGCTCTGAGCAGGCGATCACGATTGCGATGCTCGTGCTGATTCTCGTGCTCTGTGGCTGGACGTTCTTCGGCCCCGGCATCGATATTGCGAACGTTACCTACGTGCAGCCGTTCTTCATCATTCCAATCGTGAACCTTGCGGTGTTCGCGTTCATCGCTCAGTACACCGTTCCTGAACTCGCGCGCGGTCTCGCGGAAACGAACCCACGCGCGTTGCCCCGGGCGATCGTCGTTGGTATGTGTGCAACGGGATTCCTCCTCGCACTGGTTCCGCTTGCCGCGCTTGGAATGATGGGGCGCGAAGGCATCACCGAGGTGGTTACTGTCGCCTGGGGTCAGGAACTTGGGTCCGCCGCGTACTACCTGGCGAACATCTTCGCCGTCCTTGCAATGATGACCTCCTTTTGGGCGATCGCACTCACGCTGATGACAAACATCTTCGACCGGTTCAAGTGGCCCTCCGAGGGGGCGCCTGGATACCGTGTCGCCGCGATTGCGATTGTCGCGATTCCTGCGTTTCTCATTGGGGTGTTCAAGCTCGCCGGCTTCGTGTCGGCCCTTGGATACGCCGGTGGGTTTGCGGGTGCGATCATGTCGATTGTTCCCGTGCTCATGCTGCACCGAGCGCGTAAGCACGGTGACCAGGAACCCGCGTGGCAGGCGGGATGGGTGTCGCATCCGATCGTTCAGGGCCTCCTGATCCTGGTATTTGGCCTTGCGTTTGTGTACTCGCTGGTGTCAGCGTTCGGCCTCGTCCCTGACGGCTGGGCCTAA
- a CDS encoding acetamidase/formamidase family protein, translating into MRRIPATSAITAFSAHNEPVAVVALGESFECETQDCYAGQITSEAVLRPHIDMAHFNRATGPVYVEGVRAGAMIRVEVEAIELADTGIMALSPGLGVLGDRISVPSTRLVPIRDGHAWVTPATPVALAPMIGVLGVAPSGEPVGSSWPGTHGGNLDTRLLQAGTALFLRARHDGALLAVGDLHAVQGDGELGGTGVEIAGRVRLRVERAVVQGEEMYAGELPALRHEGGLSLLASAATIEEAIRTGFAAAVDVIQVWQGLAWEDAYRTASLIVRSEVSQAVNPLVTARITIPREWCPEPLFDEGRA; encoded by the coding sequence ATGCGCCGCATCCCTGCGACATCCGCGATCACGGCGTTCTCAGCTCACAATGAGCCGGTCGCCGTGGTCGCGCTTGGTGAGTCGTTCGAATGCGAGACGCAGGACTGCTATGCGGGACAGATCACCTCCGAAGCAGTGCTACGTCCGCACATCGACATGGCTCATTTCAACCGTGCGACCGGCCCCGTGTACGTTGAGGGCGTGCGCGCGGGGGCGATGATTCGCGTCGAGGTCGAGGCCATAGAGCTCGCTGATACGGGCATCATGGCGCTGTCGCCGGGTCTAGGGGTGCTCGGGGACCGCATCAGCGTGCCAAGCACTCGGCTAGTGCCGATACGAGATGGGCACGCCTGGGTGACTCCCGCCACGCCCGTTGCGTTGGCGCCAATGATTGGGGTCCTTGGCGTGGCTCCGAGTGGAGAACCTGTTGGCTCTTCTTGGCCGGGTACACACGGCGGAAATCTCGATACTCGCCTGCTTCAAGCCGGCACCGCCCTCTTCTTGCGCGCTCGCCACGACGGCGCCTTGCTTGCGGTAGGCGATCTGCATGCTGTGCAAGGTGATGGCGAACTCGGCGGAACTGGCGTCGAGATTGCCGGCCGCGTACGCTTGCGCGTTGAACGGGCTGTTGTTCAAGGCGAAGAAATGTATGCGGGAGAACTGCCAGCGCTGCGCCACGAGGGCGGGCTGAGCTTGCTTGCGAGTGCGGCGACAATCGAAGAGGCCATCCGCACGGGCTTTGCGGCTGCAGTTGATGTGATCCAGGTTTGGCAGGGACTTGCCTGGGAAGACGCGTACCGCACAGCCAGCCTAATCGTCCGTTCTGAAGTGAGTCAGGCAGTAAACCCGCTTGTTACGGCGAGGATCACGATCCCGCGCGAGTGGTGCCCGGAACCACTGTTTGACGAGGGGCGCGCGTGA
- a CDS encoding response regulator transcription factor, which produces MVKIVIVEDHPIVRLGLATVLGAHEDLSVVAEATDSGAALAAVANTSPDLVILPLRLGGVRDGLELCREIKSFELGPRVMMYTSYTSHSDATLAFLSGADSFLTKDHPEGRLVETVRATARGSRVWNVTTDTGVSARSLEERVQRTALTAREQEVLGFMLQRYTNSEIAKELFVGVPTVKTHVSNVLQKLGIDSRRALFG; this is translated from the coding sequence ATGGTCAAGATCGTGATTGTCGAGGACCACCCGATCGTGCGCCTCGGGCTGGCGACCGTGCTCGGCGCGCACGAGGATCTCAGCGTCGTCGCAGAGGCGACGGACTCCGGAGCTGCGCTCGCCGCAGTCGCCAACACCTCACCGGATCTGGTGATTCTTCCATTGCGGCTTGGCGGCGTGCGCGATGGGCTTGAGCTCTGCCGCGAGATCAAGTCCTTCGAGCTCGGGCCGCGCGTGATGATGTACACGTCGTACACGAGCCATTCGGACGCGACGCTCGCGTTTCTGTCGGGCGCCGACAGTTTCCTCACGAAGGATCACCCCGAAGGGCGGCTCGTCGAGACCGTCCGGGCGACGGCTCGCGGCAGCAGGGTGTGGAACGTCACGACTGACACCGGGGTCAGCGCCAGGAGCCTGGAGGAGCGCGTTCAGCGCACGGCCCTCACCGCCCGCGAGCAGGAGGTGCTCGGGTTCATGCTGCAGCGCTACACGAACTCGGAGATCGCCAAGGAGCTGTTCGTCGGGGTGCCGACCGTGAAGACGCACGTCTCAAACGTGCTGCAGAAGCTCGGCATCGACAGCCGGCGGGCGCTCTTCGGCTGA
- a CDS encoding class I SAM-dependent RNA methyltransferase, with protein sequence MSEQRESTPLEIGSEIELEITGIAHGGVSVARHDGRVVFVADAIPGERVLARVTDQKKKSFARAAVTRVLDASEDRREHVWDEASLERDPAERAGGAEFGHIDLARQRVLKAEVLVDSMARFGDIELAGEEGEDFQETLAELVEAADGDDEANGLGYRTRVRLHVDPETGAVGPYAARSRTVVPVSSLPLATDGVNQIAPLAEAMQGLQTIDLIDPANDDPRMLITELGQKERRGEKDLVAELVEDRGFIVRAGGFWQVHREAPAMLFGAVHDAISDLIEAGQFDPAAGNLDLYGGAGLLAAAVAEAAGPGLKITSVESDPDATDNAAENLSEIVGARALTARVDRYLAELLDAAAPVRDRLRRGTIVLDPPRSGAGGDVTAQIAELAPANIVYVACDPVALSRDTKSLLDSGYDLLELRAFDIFPHTHHFESLAVFSRAE encoded by the coding sequence ATGTCAGAACAGCGCGAAAGCACGCCCCTCGAAATCGGCTCCGAGATCGAGCTCGAAATCACCGGAATTGCCCACGGCGGCGTGAGCGTCGCTCGCCACGACGGGCGCGTGGTGTTCGTCGCCGACGCGATCCCCGGGGAGCGTGTGCTCGCGCGCGTCACCGACCAGAAGAAGAAGTCGTTCGCCCGCGCCGCGGTCACACGGGTGCTCGACGCGTCTGAGGATCGCCGCGAGCACGTCTGGGACGAGGCCTCGCTCGAGCGGGACCCTGCCGAGCGGGCCGGGGGCGCCGAGTTTGGCCATATCGACCTCGCGCGCCAGCGCGTGCTCAAGGCCGAGGTGCTCGTCGACTCGATGGCGCGCTTTGGGGACATCGAGCTCGCGGGCGAGGAGGGCGAGGACTTCCAAGAGACCCTCGCCGAGCTCGTCGAGGCCGCCGACGGCGACGACGAGGCGAACGGCCTCGGATACCGCACGCGCGTCCGCCTGCACGTCGATCCCGAGACCGGCGCTGTCGGCCCCTACGCTGCGCGCAGCCGCACGGTCGTTCCAGTGTCCTCGCTGCCGCTCGCGACGGACGGGGTCAACCAGATCGCCCCGCTCGCCGAAGCGATGCAGGGCCTGCAGACGATCGACCTCATCGACCCCGCAAACGACGATCCGCGCATGCTCATCACCGAGCTTGGCCAGAAGGAGCGCCGCGGCGAGAAGGACCTCGTCGCCGAACTCGTTGAGGATCGCGGTTTCATCGTCCGCGCGGGCGGCTTCTGGCAGGTGCACCGCGAAGCACCGGCGATGCTCTTTGGCGCCGTGCACGACGCGATCTCCGATCTCATCGAGGCCGGGCAGTTCGACCCGGCGGCCGGCAACCTCGATCTCTACGGTGGCGCCGGGCTGCTGGCCGCGGCGGTCGCCGAGGCAGCCGGACCGGGCCTGAAGATCACGTCCGTCGAGTCTGATCCCGACGCGACCGATAACGCCGCGGAGAACCTCTCCGAGATCGTTGGCGCCCGCGCCCTGACCGCGCGCGTCGACAGGTACCTCGCCGAGCTCCTCGACGCGGCGGCGCCGGTACGCGACCGCCTCCGCCGTGGCACCATCGTGCTCGACCCGCCACGCTCGGGCGCCGGCGGCGACGTCACCGCGCAGATCGCAGAGCTCGCACCCGCAAACATCGTTTACGTCGCCTGCGATCCCGTCGCGCTCTCCCGCGACACGAAGTCGCTGCTCGACTCGGGCTACGATCTGCTCGAGCTGCGCGCGTTCGACATCTTCCCGCACACGCACCACTTCGAGTCACTCGCAGTCTTCAGCCGCGCGGAGTAG
- a CDS encoding LppX_LprAFG lipoprotein, which produces MKLSRKATLITSVLLAGGLALTGCSSPSAPADGGSTTTQEPAAKGTPLTQDDFAQRIADAQFAAGSVHMTMQMGDSVEGAVEADVVIDKDPKKVQMQMKMNSGGMDGDIRVVDGKMYMNMGELSGGKFLDLSTMPGGAGDIGAILDQVNPGSQVEGFGDALTDFTADPEGPEIDGVKTTQLTLTLDTRKMFEAQPQEGVDIDTLVSTIGESMVYDMFVGPDDLPRRIVMPNVGGMGTGTQEYTKWGEPVKVEAPAKDEIADASSLQG; this is translated from the coding sequence ATGAAGCTTTCACGCAAGGCCACACTCATCACGTCCGTTCTGCTCGCTGGCGGGCTCGCGCTCACCGGGTGCAGCTCCCCTTCGGCCCCGGCCGACGGCGGCTCGACCACCACCCAGGAGCCGGCTGCGAAGGGCACCCCGCTTACGCAGGATGACTTCGCGCAACGCATCGCGGACGCCCAGTTTGCGGCCGGTTCGGTGCACATGACGATGCAGATGGGCGATTCCGTCGAGGGCGCCGTCGAGGCTGACGTCGTCATCGACAAGGACCCGAAGAAGGTCCAGATGCAGATGAAGATGAACTCGGGCGGCATGGACGGCGACATCCGCGTCGTCGACGGCAAGATGTACATGAACATGGGAGAGCTGTCGGGCGGCAAGTTCCTCGACCTCTCGACGATGCCCGGCGGCGCCGGCGACATCGGCGCGATCCTCGACCAGGTCAACCCGGGGTCGCAGGTCGAGGGCTTCGGCGACGCGCTCACCGACTTCACGGCGGATCCCGAGGGCCCTGAGATCGATGGCGTAAAGACCACGCAGCTGACGCTCACGCTCGACACGCGCAAGATGTTCGAGGCGCAGCCGCAGGAGGGCGTCGACATCGACACCCTCGTCTCCACCATCGGCGAGTCGATGGTCTACGACATGTTCGTCGGCCCCGACGACCTGCCCCGCCGCATCGTCATGCCGAACGTCGGCGGCATGGGCACCGGCACTCAGGAGTACACGAAGTGGGGCGAGCCCGTGAAGGTCGAGGCCCCCGCGAAGGATGAGATCGCGGACGCGTCCTCGCTGCAGGGCTAG
- a CDS encoding Maf family protein, with amino-acid sequence MRLILASTSPARLSVLRGAGIEPACFAPEVDEDAEVREREAELGRALTAPELTEYLGRLKAEDVTRRYAEEIAALGGGLVLGGDSMFLLGDEVLGKPHVPEVALERSKQHRGHTGILHSGHWLIDCTGGPADGDAARLPLADFDGAPAVGSVDTATVTLAADVTDTELARYVATGEPLKLAGGFAIDGLAGAFIEKIEGAPSCVMGLSLPALRRLVLDLGHDYTALWSGGSPLA; translated from the coding sequence ATGCGTTTGATCCTCGCCTCGACCTCCCCCGCTCGCCTGTCGGTGCTCCGAGGCGCCGGAATTGAGCCCGCGTGCTTCGCGCCGGAAGTGGACGAGGACGCGGAGGTACGCGAGCGGGAAGCCGAGCTCGGCCGGGCGCTCACGGCGCCTGAACTCACCGAGTACCTCGGGCGGCTGAAGGCCGAAGACGTTACCAGACGGTATGCGGAGGAGATCGCCGCCCTCGGTGGCGGCCTGGTGCTCGGCGGCGACTCGATGTTCCTCCTCGGTGACGAGGTGCTCGGCAAGCCACACGTGCCCGAGGTTGCGCTTGAGCGCTCGAAGCAGCACCGCGGCCACACCGGGATCCTGCACTCCGGTCACTGGCTCATCGACTGCACCGGCGGCCCGGCCGACGGTGACGCAGCACGGCTCCCGCTGGCAGACTTTGACGGGGCGCCCGCCGTCGGCAGCGTCGATACGGCGACAGTCACCCTCGCTGCCGACGTCACGGACACGGAACTCGCACGCTACGTTGCGACCGGCGAGCCACTCAAGCTCGCGGGCGGATTCGCGATCGACGGCCTCGCTGGCGCGTTCATCGAGAAGATCGAAGGAGCGCCCAGCTGCGTCATGGGCCTCTCGCTCCCGGCGCTTCGGCGTCTCGTGCTCGACCTCGGCCACGATTACACGGCCTTGTGGAGCGGCGGCTCACCGCTGGCCTGA
- a CDS encoding SpaH/EbpB family LPXTG-anchored major pilin translates to MNSTSRPRRALALLGVAAIAAGALGVGTAPAMAAPGDGGTGSITVHKHEYTGTVLGPNDGTELDLSGQTVNGLVAGFTVCAINGIDLSKSADWKRVNALVATGGIGPGARPAVTEGGTPLTLSCGIEKPTRAGDGVAKFDGLSADRAYVVYESTPPANALQTAQPTIVTVPLPSPNKEEWNYHPHIYPKNSIVGSGATKGGALVTGKVSYGITVPIKPLPDGEQYWEVRIDDQLSEHLVYDSVATARLTGADGKAVSLVVGVDYTVTPASNVAKTKVELVLLAPGLAKYNANIGGKLVLSFRTGMKAGGSTANRALITLNGVSSLGSGARSSRAANLGGPIEIENPEYPFTNQHYRAKDSKTGDPIAGVGFTTYLHPILDGTSCPADPEELREISPSWWELAQPWIEFDDFFVVSSPDTVTTDAAGFAHIIKWNQGTVGSATYCAYVDVVPDGYRAPAAPTLFKVTHDDMEIPVLLERSEIKPGELPALPVTGAAGTAGLIGGGAVLLLAAGVLALRRGRVAQQ, encoded by the coding sequence ATGAATTCAACGAGCAGGCCGAGGAGAGCGCTCGCGCTTTTGGGCGTTGCGGCGATCGCAGCGGGCGCGCTCGGCGTTGGCACGGCACCCGCGATGGCGGCACCCGGCGACGGCGGCACGGGCAGCATCACCGTGCACAAGCACGAATACACCGGGACCGTTCTCGGCCCCAACGACGGCACCGAACTCGACCTGTCGGGGCAGACCGTGAACGGACTCGTTGCCGGATTCACCGTCTGCGCTATCAACGGAATCGACCTGTCGAAGTCGGCCGACTGGAAGCGCGTCAACGCATTGGTCGCCACCGGTGGGATCGGGCCTGGCGCGCGTCCAGCGGTCACCGAGGGCGGGACGCCGCTCACGCTGAGCTGCGGAATCGAGAAGCCGACGCGAGCTGGCGACGGAGTCGCGAAATTTGACGGTCTCTCAGCGGATCGCGCATACGTTGTGTACGAAAGCACTCCGCCGGCGAACGCGCTGCAGACGGCGCAGCCAACGATCGTCACCGTGCCGCTTCCGAGCCCCAACAAAGAAGAGTGGAACTACCACCCACATATCTACCCCAAGAATTCGATCGTCGGCAGCGGCGCGACGAAGGGCGGGGCGCTGGTGACGGGGAAGGTCTCCTACGGCATCACCGTGCCCATCAAGCCCCTGCCGGACGGCGAGCAGTACTGGGAAGTGCGGATCGACGATCAGCTCTCCGAGCACCTTGTCTACGACTCCGTGGCGACAGCGAGGCTGACGGGGGCTGACGGGAAGGCAGTCTCGCTCGTCGTTGGCGTTGACTACACCGTGACCCCGGCATCGAACGTCGCAAAGACGAAGGTCGAGCTGGTGCTGCTCGCGCCCGGGCTCGCGAAGTACAACGCGAACATCGGCGGCAAGCTGGTGCTCTCGTTCCGCACGGGTATGAAAGCCGGTGGATCGACCGCGAACCGCGCACTTATCACCCTCAACGGCGTCTCGTCGCTGGGAAGCGGAGCCCGCTCTTCCCGGGCCGCGAATCTCGGGGGTCCGATCGAGATCGAGAACCCCGAGTACCCGTTCACGAACCAGCACTATCGGGCGAAGGACAGTAAGACCGGTGACCCGATCGCCGGCGTCGGCTTCACGACCTACCTGCACCCGATACTGGACGGCACCTCGTGCCCCGCAGACCCCGAGGAGCTACGCGAGATCTCGCCCTCCTGGTGGGAGCTGGCCCAGCCATGGATTGAGTTTGACGACTTCTTTGTCGTGAGCTCGCCCGACACCGTCACCACCGATGCAGCAGGCTTCGCCCACATTATCAAGTGGAACCAGGGGACCGTCGGCTCCGCTACCTACTGCGCGTACGTCGACGTGGTGCCTGATGGCTACAGGGCACCCGCGGCCCCGACCCTGTTCAAGGTGACGCATGACGATATGGAGATTCCGGTACTTCTTGAGCGGTCTGAGATCAAGCCCGGCGAGCTCCCAGCCCTCCCGGTGACCGGCGCAGCGGGCACCGCTGGGCTGATTGGCGGCGGCGCTGTGCTGCTGCTCGCCGCTGGCGTGCTCGCGCTTCGGCGGGGGCGTGTCGCTCAGCAGTAG